A genomic window from Silene latifolia isolate original U9 population chromosome Y, ASM4854445v1, whole genome shotgun sequence includes:
- the LOC141629531 gene encoding uncharacterized protein LOC141629531, which yields MSDDLLPRVLEAESTAQEAWDRVKNIFLNNKGARAASLESEFHNLKLAKFPSFDAYCQRLRELSGQLKDVGAAITDQRLVLQMVRGLPKEYDTVAAYINQTLPNFETARSMIELENHRQSSRDDVTGLVASSAPAADTNTWDEPSAPSRNNKRGNNGKRGHHKGGNNNGGKNHSKSPSSTNSVPQGFSDWESDNEEQ from the exons ATGTCCGATGATCTGCTGCCCCGTGTCCTTGAAGCCGAGTCCACTGCCCAGGAAGCATGGGATCGTGTTAAGAACATCTTTCTTAACAACAAGGGCGCTCGCGCTGCTAGCCTCGAAAGCGAGTTTCACAATCTCAAACTTGCGAAATTCCCATCATTCGATGCCTATTGTCAACGACTCCGTGAGCTATCCGGTCAATTAAAGGATGTTGGTGCTGCCATCACCGATCAAAGGCTGGTTCTCCAAATGGTCCGCGGCCTGCCAAAAGAATACGACACGGTGGCTGCGTACATCAATCAAACACTGCCTAATTTCGAGACCGCTCGCAGTATGATTGAACTCGAGAACCATCGTCAGTCTAGCCGCGACGATGTCACGGGTCTTGTTGCTTCCTCTGCCCCGGCTGCTGACACGAACACCTGGGATGAACCCTCTGCCCCTTCACGCAATAATAAACGTGGAAACAATGGCAAGCGCGGTCATCACAAGGGTGGTAACAACAACGGCGGTAAGAATCACTCCAAATCCCCATCCTCCACGAATTCTGTTCCGCAAG gatTTAGCGACTGGGAATCTGATAATGAGGAGCAATAG